The DNA segment CAACGGGTGCAATGACGAACCATGAATCTTTATATGAACAAGTACTGGAAGCTTCGATGGAAGCGGGAGAAAAGATGTGGCAATTGCCGTTATTTGACACCGAGATTGAACGTGTAAGAAATAGTAAAGTAGCTGACTTGAATAACTCTCCTGGCAGTGAAGGTCATGCATTAGTCGCGGGTGCGTTTATTGGTGAGTTTGCTGAAGGGACTCCATGGGTACACCTGGATATTGCAGGAACGGCTACTTCTTCGAAGGACTATGACCTGGGTCCAGCAGGTGCAACAGGAGTTATGACGCGTACGCTTGCCTTATTTGTTGAACGATTTGAACCGATTGGAAAATAGACTGGAGAAAGCTTCATATTCGATTTAGAGGATTACATACGCATTTGCCCACTCCAAACCCCATCTTTTTGCATATGCAATAGTGTAGGCAAGTATAGATGAAAAAGGAGGTAATGGTGTATGTACCCTTATCGAAGCCCGTACCCGGTACACGATCAACGATTTATTGGCTTTGGATTGCCGTTAGCGATAGGTGGACTTAGTTTTCTAGGGGGATTACTAGGAGGCGGATTAGGAGCATCTTTTGCAGCTCGCCCTTTTTATGGCGGCTTCGGCTACCCAGGTTTTGGCTACCCAGGTTTCGGCTATCCGCCAATGGGCTTTTCCCCTGTAGGCTATCCTCCAATGGGATTCCCAGGTTATTATTAGGAAAAAGTTAAAAACAGCTCTCGAGGCTGTTTTTTTCGTTTAGATGATAGATAAAAAAAGGAAATTTTTAAGAAATGGAGAATAGGTTTAGATAGAAAAGACCTACATACCGGAGGGATATAAATGATAAAGGACACATTAATTGAAGCGCTCGGAATTGAGATTACTCAATTAGGAGAAGGGAAAGTCACTGCCACAATGCCAGTAGATGAGCGAACTCGTCAACCATTTGGATTACTGCACGGAGGTGCCTCGGTTGCCTTAGCAGAGACAGTTGCAAGTATTGGGGCTTATGAATTAGTGGATAAAGAAACAGAGGGTGTAGCAGGATTAGAAATAAACGCAAACCATGTTCGTCCGAAAACCGAAGGTGTGGTTACGGCAGTAGGGACAGTTCTGCACCAAGGGAAATCAACGATGGTTTGGGATATTAAAATTACAGATGAACAAGACCGACTAATTTGTGTTTCTAGATGTACAATGGCAGTGATTAAATTAAAAAAATAGGCTTATTAAAAAACATTGCTGATATTTATACCCTGTTGATTGGAGCGGAAGACGCGAAGACTCCTGTGGGAGTACGGGTCAGGGGAGACCCCGCAGGCGCAAGCGCCGAGGAGGCTCGCCGAAACGCCCACGAACCGCTCGCGACTGGAGCGGAAATCAACAGACACGTTAACAGAGCCAAAAAATAAAACAGTAACCAAATAAAGAATGGGATTTTTTCCATTCTTTTTTATGTCTATTGTACAAAAATTTAAAAAATTTAGATTGGTTTCATGATATAATCAAAGAAATAAAAAAAATAGAAAAAAAGCACAATTTTTTGTACAGGTTTCTTTATATAATGATAGTAAGATGGAAACGAATGGTGGTGATAGTAAAATGAGAACAAAGAAACAATATTTATTTATTGATTTTGAATTTACAATGCCTGAGCGAAATATGCGTATGAAAGATTTTTTTGCTGAAATCATCGAGGTTGGAATAGTTGCCGTAGTTGATGATGAGGTTACGGAACAATTTTCATCCTATGTTTCACCACTTAAATTCCCAAAACTATCAGAGCGCTGCAAATCATTCTTACATATTTCACAGCAGCAGGTCGATAAGGGGCTATCAATTTATGAACTTATAAAAAAGCTGGAGGAGTTCAATAAAATTAACTATGATACCACTATTGTTACTTGGGGAAATATGGATATGAAGGTCTTACGGCATAATTGTTTACAGGCGGGTATGGCATTTCCTTTTAAGGCAGCTGAAATTGATTTGTCTATGGAATATAAACGGTTCTTTGGTGATCAAAATCAAACCGGCTTATGGAAAGCTGTTCAGGAATATGGCAAAGAAGGGACAGGCAGGCACCACCGGGCATTAGATGATGCGTTGACTACCTACAATATATTCAAACTTGTTGAAAAGGATAAACGATACTTGGAAAAACCAAAACCAACAACTATTGGGGATCGTATTGATTTTTCAAAGCTATTAAATGAATTTGCATAAAAGGCCAAATCATTCAAACTGATTTGGCCTTTTGTTCTTCTATAACTTATAATCCTTTTCTAATGCTGCGACCGCTTTCAAGCTCATTTCAGCCCATTCTGATGGAGCTTCCTCGAGGTCTTTTTTCATTTTGGCCATAGCTTCTTTTAAGGATTCCTGATATTCAGGGATTTCACCGTCAAACTGTTTTACCATCTGTTTCGGAATATTAGCTTGCTCCCTAAAAGCGAGTGCCCGTCTTTCATGGAAAATTAGAACATCTGCATCCTTGGGATTATGAAGATCCCCTTGCATCGGGTGTTTAAGAACACTCAAAACTCTTACTAAATAATGCTGAGGTCGAATTTCCGTTAATTCCCCAATATATTTCCCAGTTTTATAAATTCCTGTAACAATATCACCAATTTGCATCTCCGACACATCCATCACTCCTCCATCTAATTGTTTCTCCTTTCATTTTATAAGAAAACATAGTAAATTAAAAACAATGTGTGAAATAATATTCATTCGTTTAAAGTGGATAATTGGAGGGAAGCTAAATGAGAAAGAAATTGCAAATAATTGTCACACTAATGACAATCGTTCTAGTATTGGCAGCATGTGGGACAAGTTCGAACAAGGAAGAAGCAAAAGTGAAGACTGCCACGCCAAAAACAGAACAAAAGAAAGGAGACGAACAAGTGTCAAATACAGTGTATCCTCAGTTAACTACTGAAGTAGCTGAAAATGAGAAATTGATTGAAATGGAAACTTCCATGGGGAAAATCAAAATTAAATTATTCCCCGAGTATGCACCAAAAGCAGTTGAGAACTTTGTGAAACACAGTGAAGAAGGGTATTACGACGGACTTATTTTTCATAGAGTAATAAATGATTTCATGATTCAGGGCGGAGATCCTAATGGGAATGGAACAGGTGGAGAAAGTATTTACGGCAATCCGTTTGAAGATGAATTCTCTAATAATCTTTTCAATCTACGCGGAGCCCTTTCAATGGCTAACTCCGGTGCGAACACAAATGGAAGTCAGTTTTTTATTGTTCAAAAGACCTCTCTAGATCCATCTATGAAATCGGAAATGGAAAAAGCGGGTTATCCAAAAGAGATGATAGAAGCCTACGATAAAAATGGTGGAACACCATGGCTTGATCATAAACATACAGTTTTCGGTCAAGTAGTTGAGGGGATGGATATTGTTGATAAGATTGCCAATACCCCAGTAGATCCAAAGGACAAGCCAGAAAAAGACGTAATCATCAAAAAAATTACCGTTTTAAAATAATGGCTGTGTTAAAGAACAGTAATAATTTTTTACCCTGTTGATTGGAGCGGAAATCAACAGACAAGTTTGACAGAGCCAAAATAAGCGTAACTGTAAAATGATTCATTGGTAAGAAACGTTTTTTGTTGCTATAATTACTTTTTAGAGCCATTCCTTTTAGAAAGGGAGAGAAAAATGTTTCTACCATCCGTTCTATCATTGTTTTTATATTTTCCGGAAGATAAATCAGAGTATATTCCTGCAGCCATTACGTTTGCCATCTTTTTAATTGGTGCTCTTCTGACAATGAGATTCATCATAAAGATTTCAAAACGTGAGGCTCTGAAGACAAAAGAGCTAGAGGAACAAATACTAAAAAATAATCAGTCCAATCAGAGAAACAGTTAACCAGTGCTGTTTCTTTTTTTATATGAAATGAGGTGAATAGGTCTACCCACTCAAGCCCATACTAAGCGCAAATTGTCTATTAATGGGGGAGTACATATGAAAAAAAGCTGGTTGATTATTCCACTTCTTTTGCTGACAGGATGTATGGAAAAGGAAATAAAAAAACTGGATGTTGAGATGTTCAATGCTTCAGGAGACTCACTTGGAACAGTTACATTGGCTGAGCAAA comes from the Neobacillus sp. PS2-9 genome and includes:
- a CDS encoding hotdog fold thioesterase, with the protein product MIKDTLIEALGIEITQLGEGKVTATMPVDERTRQPFGLLHGGASVALAETVASIGAYELVDKETEGVAGLEINANHVRPKTEGVVTAVGTVLHQGKSTMVWDIKITDEQDRLICVSRCTMAVIKLKK
- the kapD gene encoding 3'-5' exonuclease KapD yields the protein MRTKKQYLFIDFEFTMPERNMRMKDFFAEIIEVGIVAVVDDEVTEQFSSYVSPLKFPKLSERCKSFLHISQQQVDKGLSIYELIKKLEEFNKINYDTTIVTWGNMDMKVLRHNCLQAGMAFPFKAAEIDLSMEYKRFFGDQNQTGLWKAVQEYGKEGTGRHHRALDDALTTYNIFKLVEKDKRYLEKPKPTTIGDRIDFSKLLNEFA
- a CDS encoding kinase-associated lipoprotein B, coding for MSEMQIGDIVTGIYKTGKYIGELTEIRPQHYLVRVLSVLKHPMQGDLHNPKDADVLIFHERRALAFREQANIPKQMVKQFDGEIPEYQESLKEAMAKMKKDLEEAPSEWAEMSLKAVAALEKDYKL
- a CDS encoding peptidylprolyl isomerase; this translates as METSMGKIKIKLFPEYAPKAVENFVKHSEEGYYDGLIFHRVINDFMIQGGDPNGNGTGGESIYGNPFEDEFSNNLFNLRGALSMANSGANTNGSQFFIVQKTSLDPSMKSEMEKAGYPKEMIEAYDKNGGTPWLDHKHTVFGQVVEGMDIVDKIANTPVDPKDKPEKDVIIKKITVLK